The nucleotide sequence GGCAGCGCGGGCGTGGTGCACTTCTGGGCGCCGTTCCTGTACCGCTCCCGCTTCTACGCGGAGACGGAGGAGCAGGAGTGCGAGCGGGCGCTGGAGCACCTGGAGACGACGATCCGCTTCGAGGGGCCCGGCACGATCGCGGCGGTCGTCCTGGAGACGATCCCCGGCACGGCCGGGATCATGGTGCCGCCGCCGGGTTACCTCGCCGGGGTCCGCGAGATCTGCGACCGCCACGGCATCGTGTTCGTCCTGGACGAGGTGATGGCCGGGTTCGGCCGGACCGGCGAGTGGTTCGCGGCGGACCTGTCGGGGGTGGTCCCGGACCTGATGACCTTCGCCAAGGGCGTGAACTCGGGTTACGTCCCCCTCGGCGGCGTGGCCATCTCCGGGGCGATCGCGGAGACGTTCGCCAAGCGCCCCTACCCCGGCGGCCTGACGTACTCCGGGCACCCGCTGGCCTGCGCGGCCGCCGTCGCCACGATCGGCGTCATGGCCCGCGAGGGCATCGTGGAGAACGCCAAGCGCCTGGGCGAGACCGTGCTCGGCCCCTCGCTCGCCGCGCTGGCCGAGCGCCACCCGAGCGTGGGCGAGGTGCGCGGTACGGGCATGTTCTGGGCGCTGGAACTCGTCAAGGACCGCGAGACCCGTGAGCCCCTGGTCCCCTACAACGCCGCCGGGGAGGCCAACGCCCCCATGGCGGCCTTCGCCGCGGCGGCGAAGAAGCACGGCCTGTGGCCCTTCGTGAACATGAACCGCACCCACGTGGTCCCGCCCTGCAACATCACCGAGCCCGAGCTGAAGGAGGGCCTGGCCGCGCTGGACGCCGCGCTGACCGTGGCGGACGAGCACACGACGTCGGCCTGAGGCAGGTCAGCGCCCTTCCCCGGCCCACCGGCCGAGGGACGCTTCCAGGCCGGCGGGGTCGGTGGTGTCGGAGGCCCACGCCACCACCCCGTCCGGCCGGACCAGCAGCCCCGTGACCCCGGTGCCGTCGTCCCTGACCACGCGCACCCGGCCGGCCGCCCGCGCGGCGAACGCCCCCTCGGGGGTGCGGTCCAGCAGCAGGAACCCGCCGTCGTGCGCGTGGTCCGCCAGGCGGGAGCCGTCGCTCAGACGCAGGTCAGGGACGTACCGCCCGGTCAGCGGGTGGTCTCCGGGCAGGTCCACCCGCTGGGTCACCCCGGAGACCGCCTTCACCGCGTACGTCGTCCCGTCCCGCGTCCCCAGCAGGCCCGCCATCACCTCCCGTAGCGCCGCCGACTTCGGGTCGCCGCGCAGGAGGCCCGTCTGGGCGCGGGTCCAGTCGAGGACCCACGCGCCCGCCGGGCGTCGCTCCGTCTCGTAGGTGTCGAGCAGGGCCTCCGGCGCACGGCCGCGCACCACCGCCGCCAGCTTCCAGCCCAGGTTCATCGCGTCGCCGACGCCCAGGTTGAGCCCTTGGCCGCCGAAGGGCGGGTGGACGTGGGCGGCGTCGCCCGCGAGGAAGACCCGGCCGGCGCGGTAGGCCGCGGCCTGGCGGGTGTTGTCGGTCCAGCGGGTCGGGGCGGCACGCAGGGCGGTCAGCGTGACGTCCGTGCCGGAGACGCGGCGCAGGCTCGCCTGGACGTCGTCGAGGGTGACCGGCGCCGAGCGGTCGGCGGGGCCGCCGTCGAACTCGACGGTGGCGACGCGGCCGGGCTGGGGGCCGTACCGGTAGGCGCCTCGGGGCGACCACGACCAGCCGTCGGCCAGCTTCTCCGGGTCAGTGATGTCCACGACCGCCTGGTAGCCGGTGATCTCCGGGGCGGTGCCGGGGAAGGCGATGCCCGCGAGACGGCGTACGGCGCTGTGGCCGCCGTCGCAGCCGACCAGCCGGCCGGTGCGCAGCGGGCCGGCCGTGGTGCCGACGAGGACACCGTCGCCGGTGTCCTCCAGCGCGGTCACCTCCACCCCGCGCCGCACGGTGACCCCGAGCCGGACCGCGTGCTCGGCGAGCAGCGCCTCCAACCGCTGCTGGGGCAGCATCCGCGCCCCCTCCACCGCGGTGTGCGCGGCCAGGTCGGGGTCGGACCAGTCGACCAGGCCGGGGTCGAGGGGCATGCCCGCGAAGTGCCCGGTGAAGCGGAGGACGCCGTCGGCGGACGGGCCGCCGAAGGGGCCCACCCGGCGCAGCGTCTCGCGCTGGATCGCCTCGGCCGCGGGAAGCAGCCCGCGCCGGTCCAGCGCCTCGGCCGTCGGCACGTTGACCGACTGCGCCTTCATCGCCGGGTCGGGCGCGTCCCGCCGCTCCAGCACCCGCACCGACACCCCGGCGAGCGCCAGCTCGGCGGCGAGCACCAGGCCCACCGGCCCGGCGCCGACCACGGTCACTTCCACATCCGGATCCCTGTCCACGAACAGCGTTCTATGTACGAACAGCGTTCGTGTCAAGTTATAGTGTCCCTGTGAACGCGAGAGAGCGCCGCGCGGCACGCCACCAGCCGCCGCCCACCGAAGCCGGGGCCAGGCCCCGGCGCCGCAAGGACCCGATCACCGTGGAGCAGGTGGTCGACACCGCGCTCGGCATCATCGCCACGGAGGGCTACGAAGCCCTGACCATGCGGCGGCTGTCCGCCGCGCTCGACACCGGCCCCGCCTCGCTCTACGCCCACGTGGTCAACAAGGCCGACCTGGACGAGCTGCTCATCGGCCGCCTGTGCGCGAGGCTCGCCCTCCCCGAGCCCGACCCGGCGGCCTGGCGGGAGCAGATCCGGGCCGTGTGCGAGCAGTTGCGCGACCAGTACCTGAAGTACCCCGGCATCTCCGGCGCCGCGCTCGCCATGGCGCCGACCGACCTGGAGACCGTGCGGGTCGGCGAGGGCATGCTCGCGGTCCTCCTGGCGGGCGGCATCGCCCCGCAGCGGGCCGCCTGGGCCATCGACGCGCTGCTGCTCTACGTGGCCGCCTACTGTCTCGAACTCTCCGTCGCGCACCGCAGGTCCGAGCAGGGCGACGCGGTCTGGCCGGCCGACCGGGACGAACTGGTACGCCGCTTCACCGCGCTGCCCGCCGAGACCTTCCCGCACACCATCCGGCACGCGGCCGAGCTGACCGCGGGCGCGGGCCACGACCGCTTCGACTTCACCGTGGGCCTGATGATCGACGGCCTCACACAGGACCTCCGCACATAAAGGGCACCGGGGCTGATGCCCGGCAGGGGTGAACGCGTAAGGTGACGTGCTCGTAAGGGGTAGTGGAAATAGGCACGTGCGTACGAGACCGGCCCCATTCGTGTGAGGAGACTCCGGGACGATGCCCGGCTACGGCGCTGTGACGCGCAGTACCTTGCGGCAGCAGATCGCCGACGCGCTGCGTGACGAGGTGCTGGCCGGGCGACTGCTGCCGGGGCGGGCGTTCACCGTCAAGGAGATAGCCGACCAGTACGGGGTGTCCGCGACGCCCGTGCGGGAGGCCCTGGTCGACCTGTCCGCGCAGGCCCTGCTGGAGGCCGACCACCACCGGGGATTCCGGGTCCCGGAGTACTCCCTGGACGACTACCGGGGCATGATCGAGGCCCGTTCACTGGTCACCGAGGGCATGTTCCGCGTCCTCAGCCAGGGGCACTCCGCCTTCGCCACCCCGGACGACCCGGACACCGCAGCCGCGCTGGCGACCGTACGGCGCCGGGGCGAGGAGGCGCAGCGGGCGAACGCGGCCGGGGACCTCACCGTCCTCATCGGCTACGACCTCCGTTTCTGGCGCGAGCTGAGCGTGCTGTTCGGCAACCCCTACCTCGCCGAGTTCCTGCACCGCCTCCGCGTCCGCTCCTGGGTCTGCGCGGTCCAGCACCTCCGCCGCCTCCCCGAGGCCCGCGGCCGCCTGTGGGCCGGCCACATAGACCTGGTCGACGCCCTGTCCCGCCACGACCCCGAGGGCGCCCGCGCGATCGTCGCCGCGGCCAACGCCCACGCCCTGGAAATGGTCGAGGAACTGGCCGGAGAGTAGCCCCCGCGCACCCCGGCGCTCCCCGAAGGGCGACCCCGTGCGCCGCACGGACTACGCTTCCTTGTCCACCCGCTGTGCGAGGGGACCGCTCGCGCGCGACGATGCGAGGAGTTTTCCTTGGCCTGTGACCTGTGGCTGGTGCCGCTCGTGGACGTGCTGTGCCACACGCCGGACAACCCGTTCGCCGAGGAACTCGCG is from Streptomyces seoulensis and encodes:
- a CDS encoding FAD-dependent oxidoreductase yields the protein MDRDPDVEVTVVGAGPVGLVLAAELALAGVSVRVLERRDAPDPAMKAQSVNVPTAEALDRRGLLPAAEAIQRETLRRVGPFGGPSADGVLRFTGHFAGMPLDPGLVDWSDPDLAAHTAVEGARMLPQQRLEALLAEHAVRLGVTVRRGVEVTALEDTGDGVLVGTTAGPLRTGRLVGCDGGHSAVRRLAGIAFPGTAPEITGYQAVVDITDPEKLADGWSWSPRGAYRYGPQPGRVATVEFDGGPADRSAPVTLDDVQASLRRVSGTDVTLTALRAAPTRWTDNTRQAAAYRAGRVFLAGDAAHVHPPFGGQGLNLGVGDAMNLGWKLAAVVRGRAPEALLDTYETERRPAGAWVLDWTRAQTGLLRGDPKSAALREVMAGLLGTRDGTTYAVKAVSGVTQRVDLPGDHPLTGRYVPDLRLSDGSRLADHAHDGGFLLLDRTPEGAFAARAAGRVRVVRDDGTGVTGLLVRPDGVVAWASDTTDPAGLEASLGRWAGEGR
- a CDS encoding aspartate aminotransferase family protein, producing MTPQPNPEQTPTPDPETGAAVKAADRAHVFHSWSAQDLIDPLAVAGAEGSYFWDYDGKRYLDFTSGLVFTNIGYQHPEVVAAIQEQAGRMTTFAPAFAVEARSEAARLIAERTPGDLDKIFFTNAGADAVEHATRMARLHTGRPKVLSAYRSYHGGTQQAINLTGDPRRWPSDNGSAGVVHFWAPFLYRSRFYAETEEQECERALEHLETTIRFEGPGTIAAVVLETIPGTAGIMVPPPGYLAGVREICDRHGIVFVLDEVMAGFGRTGEWFAADLSGVVPDLMTFAKGVNSGYVPLGGVAISGAIAETFAKRPYPGGLTYSGHPLACAAAVATIGVMAREGIVENAKRLGETVLGPSLAALAERHPSVGEVRGTGMFWALELVKDRETREPLVPYNAAGEANAPMAAFAAAAKKHGLWPFVNMNRTHVVPPCNITEPELKEGLAALDAALTVADEHTTSA
- a CDS encoding GntR family transcriptional regulator, which encodes MPGYGAVTRSTLRQQIADALRDEVLAGRLLPGRAFTVKEIADQYGVSATPVREALVDLSAQALLEADHHRGFRVPEYSLDDYRGMIEARSLVTEGMFRVLSQGHSAFATPDDPDTAAALATVRRRGEEAQRANAAGDLTVLIGYDLRFWRELSVLFGNPYLAEFLHRLRVRSWVCAVQHLRRLPEARGRLWAGHIDLVDALSRHDPEGARAIVAAANAHALEMVEELAGE
- a CDS encoding TetR/AcrR family transcriptional regulator; translated protein: MNARERRAARHQPPPTEAGARPRRRKDPITVEQVVDTALGIIATEGYEALTMRRLSAALDTGPASLYAHVVNKADLDELLIGRLCARLALPEPDPAAWREQIRAVCEQLRDQYLKYPGISGAALAMAPTDLETVRVGEGMLAVLLAGGIAPQRAAWAIDALLLYVAAYCLELSVAHRRSEQGDAVWPADRDELVRRFTALPAETFPHTIRHAAELTAGAGHDRFDFTVGLMIDGLTQDLRT